In Syngnathus acus chromosome 21, fSynAcu1.2, whole genome shotgun sequence, one genomic interval encodes:
- the vgll3 gene encoding transcription cofactor vestigial-like protein 3 — protein MSCLDVMYHQSYGAHLLPAEAYKSTYYNHHCQQQQQQQQQQQRKLSSQTKMHNCSGQQQGGGRGIPTRDPCLRPAPGTQSGCLSLHDLEVKDGSQPAGAEYLNSRCILFTYFQGDISDVVDEHFSRALSQSAGLNREPKPSRMIQTSASNGSWKDGESLQNSPTWSSAYPSPSTTCLPSVSLSDFSPSPISLNPADGGLWAGHVLSQAGLQPLASLTDSWTYSLNPQSTSSYPNVHDVYHPHHRTHIHTRHHHRPMLHSYPSPGTALESRFSPLLLPGVRNQSQSTASAGSSPLSESAKTEMDPSSCSPITATSIPWTPSTLHGSLELYDSAHEQTKAKSSVWF, from the exons ATGAGCTGCCTGGATGTGATGTACCACCAAAGCTATGGAGCACACCTCCTCCCTGCAGAAGCCTACAAGTCGACATATTACAATCATCATtgccaacagcagcagcagcaacagcaacaacaacag AGGAAGCTGAGCTCTCAAACTAAGATGCACAACTGTTCAGGCCAGCAGCAAGGCGGAGGACGAGGAATACCAACCAGAGATCCGTGTCTTCGCCCGGCTCCCGGAACCCAATCTGGATGTTTATCATTACACGACTTGGAGGTTAAAGACGGAAGTCAACCAGCAGGTGCGGAGTACTTAAACTCCCGCTGTATATTGTTCACCTACTTCCAAGGCGACATCAGTGACGTGGTGGACGAACATTTCTCTCGGGCACTCAGTCAGTCGGCCGGACTTAACAGGGAGCCCAAGCCGAGCCGGATGATTCAGACGTCTGCCTCAAACGGATCATGGAAAG atgGTGAGTCACTTCAGAACAGTCCAACATGGAGCAGCGCCTATCCATCCCCTTCTACCACCTGCCTTCCTTCTGTCTCGTTGTCAGACTTCTCCCCAAGTCCAATTTCCCTCAACCCGGCTGACGGCGGTCTATGGGCTGGTCACGTGCTCTCCCAGGCCGGCCTCCAACCGCTAGCTAGCCTCACAGACAGCTGGACCTACAGCCTTAACCCCCAAAGCACAAGTAGCTACCCAAACGTTCACGATGTCTACCATCCACACCACCGCACTCACATCCATACTCGCCATCACCACCGGCCTATGTTGCATTCGTACCCGAGTCCCGGCACGGCGCTCGAGTCCAGGTTTAGTCCTCTTCTGCTGCCTGGTGTGAGAAACCAAAGTCAGTCTACAGCCAGCGCAGGGAGTTCCCCGCTCAGCGAGAGCGCAAAGACAGAAATGGACCCCAGTAGCTGCAGCCCAATCACGGCTACATCTATTCCCTGGACACCTTCAACTCTCCATGGATCCTTGGAGTTGTATGATTCAG CTCATGAGCAGACCAAAGCAAAGTCATCAGTCTGGTTCTAA